A window of Micromonospora sp. WMMC415 genomic DNA:
CCCGTGCAGGCCGCGCTCGGCGCCGGGCAGCATCAGCACCGGCGAGCCGGCGTCCGGGCCCACCGACGTGTACGCGAGCGCGTGCGACTCGCGTACCGCCGCGTCCCAGCGCTCGTCGTCGAGCGCCGCCGCCGCGCCGCCGAGCCCGGCCGCCTCGACGGCCGCGTCCACGATCGTCGTGTCCGGCCGGTTGCCGGCGTCGTGCGTGCGGGTGCCCAGCTCGGCGTAGAAGTGGCCCGCGTCGTCGTGCCGCCCCTCGGCGCGCAGCGCCTCCACCAGGCGCAGCGCCCGGCTCGAGGCGGTCATCGCATCGGTGCGTTCCGGCGGCACGTTCCCCTCGTTGAGGAGGGCCAGGCTGAACGCCCGCCACTCGATGCGCAGGTTACGGGCGTCGGCGACGGTCACCAGCCAGCGGGACGTACGCCAGGTCCACGGGCAGGCGGGGTCGAAGAAGAAGGTGACGTCCATCGGGCGAGCGTACGGGCGCCCGTCCCGGCCCGCAGCGTGGTGATGTGCGCCACACCGGGACGGATCGTGGCGCTCCGGTTGCCGTCAGGTTTCGGAACTTCGCAGGTCGGGCAGTGTTCAGGCCACGAAACGCCCGGGGCGCGACGCATCTGTCCGGTCGGCGCCCCGTCCGTCTCGCCGTGCGCCGGGGCACGGAGCCTTCCCCCGGCTTTGGCCGAGAAGGAGGGGAGGGGTGATGAGCGACTCTGACCAGGCCCGACGGCGACGTCGACCCCGCGCCCGCGCGGTCGCCGCCGCCGCGGCGCTGACGTTGGTGGCGCCCATGGCCGCCTGCGGGACCGGCGGTGACGGCGGTACGCCCACGATCAACCTGTACTACCCGCCCGAGCAGAACCTGCAGAAGGTCGTCGACGACTGCAACGCCCAGGCGCAGGGCCGGTACAACATCGTCTACCGGGTGCTGCCCCGGCAGGCCGACGAGCAACGGGTGCAGATGGTCCGCCGGCTCGCCGCCGAGGACACCGGCATGGACGTCCTCGGCCTCGACGTCACCTGGACCCAGGAGTTCGCCAGCGCGGACTGGATCCTGGAGTGGACCGGCGAGAACCGGGCCGAGGCCGAGCAGGGCACCCTGGAGGGCCCGCTGGAGACCGCCCGGTACGAGGGCCGGCTCTACGCGGCGCCGAAGAACACCAACGTGCAGCTGCTCTGGTACCGCAAGGACCTGATGCCCGGGCCGCCGGCGACGTGGAACCAGATGATCGTCGCCGCCCAGGAGCTGAAGAACCAGGGCAAGCCGTACCAGGTGCTCACCATGGGCGCCCAGTACGAGGGCCTGGTGGTGCTCTTCAACACGCTCGTCGAGAGCGCCGGCGGGCGGATCCTCAACGACGACGGCACCGAGGCGGTGATGGACGAGGGGGCGGTGCGAGCCCTCGCCCAGCTGCAGCGCTTCGCCACGTCGGGCGTGACGTCGCCGTCGTTCAGCAACGCCACCGAGGACCCGGTCCGGCTGGAGTTCCAGTCCGGCGCCGGGGCGTTCCAGCTGAACTGGCCGTTCGTCTACCCGGCGCTACAGGAGGCGGACCCGGAGCTGGCCAGGCAGGTCGGCTGGGCGCGGGTGCCGGGCATCGAGCCGGGCACCCCGAGCAAGGTCACGATCGGCGGCGTGAACCTGGCCGTCAGCGCCTACTCGGAGCACCCGGAGGAGGCGTTCGACGCCGCCACGTGCATCCGCAACGAGAAGAACCAGAAGTTCTCCGCGATCAACGACG
This region includes:
- a CDS encoding DsbA family protein, which translates into the protein MDVTFFFDPACPWTWRTSRWLVTVADARNLRIEWRAFSLALLNEGNVPPERTDAMTASSRALRLVEALRAEGRHDDAGHFYAELGTRTHDAGNRPDTTIVDAAVEAAGLGGAAAALDDERWDAAVRESHALAYTSVGPDAGSPVLMLPGAERGLHGPILTEVPGTDDALTIWDCTVPLMRLPTFHELKRARH
- a CDS encoding ABC transporter substrate-binding protein, whose translation is MSDSDQARRRRRPRARAVAAAAALTLVAPMAACGTGGDGGTPTINLYYPPEQNLQKVVDDCNAQAQGRYNIVYRVLPRQADEQRVQMVRRLAAEDTGMDVLGLDVTWTQEFASADWILEWTGENRAEAEQGTLEGPLETARYEGRLYAAPKNTNVQLLWYRKDLMPGPPATWNQMIVAAQELKNQGKPYQVLTMGAQYEGLVVLFNTLVESAGGRILNDDGTEAVMDEGAVRALAQLQRFATSGVTSPSFSNATEDPVRLEFQSGAGAFQLNWPFVYPALQEADPELARQVGWARVPGIEPGTPSKVTIGGVNLAVSAYSEHPEEAFDAATCIRNEKNQKFSAINDGVPPTIESIYDDPEMTEAYPMKETILEELKEPAVRPLTPAYQSISTVMSAILSPPSAIDPVATADELRDAISDALESKGVLP